A single region of the Fodinicurvata sp. EGI_FJ10296 genome encodes:
- a CDS encoding LysR substrate-binding domain-containing protein produces the protein MKRRIPPLPAIRAFEAAARCGSFKKAALELCVDASAVSHQLRLLEDLLAVRLFQRTPGRVTLTPDGTAYFNALRPLLDEMDRITREVSRRTDEEPLAVQTTPAFAARWLLPRLGRFLESNPTIALDLSTGLPPTDLNRDNVDIVVQWGDDPVAGLRIEPFMASTRMPVCSPAFLAARPDLRRPSDLSGDILLRDMVAEGWDEWFARAACVGIHANGPRFAHCELSMQAAESGLGVDLAYRALIEADVAAGRLVELFDIESSAVIIYSLAYRESDGRRRSVIAFRDWLFHETLAGRITTRRAAVSAASPPP, from the coding sequence ATGAAACGGCGCATTCCGCCCTTGCCGGCTATCCGCGCCTTCGAAGCGGCGGCACGCTGCGGCAGCTTCAAAAAGGCGGCGCTGGAGTTATGTGTCGATGCATCCGCTGTAAGCCACCAATTGCGCCTTCTGGAGGATTTGCTCGCGGTGCGCCTGTTTCAGCGCACGCCGGGCCGTGTCACGCTGACGCCGGACGGCACCGCCTATTTCAACGCCCTTCGCCCTCTGCTCGACGAGATGGACCGGATCACGCGTGAGGTGTCGCGGCGCACCGACGAGGAACCCTTGGCGGTTCAGACAACGCCGGCCTTTGCCGCCCGATGGCTGTTGCCGCGCCTCGGCCGGTTTCTCGAAAGTAATCCCACGATTGCGCTGGACCTTTCGACCGGACTGCCGCCAACCGACCTGAACCGCGACAATGTCGATATCGTGGTCCAGTGGGGCGATGACCCGGTCGCCGGATTGCGGATCGAGCCGTTCATGGCGTCGACCCGCATGCCTGTTTGCAGCCCGGCCTTTCTTGCGGCGCGGCCCGATCTGCGGCGGCCTTCCGACCTCAGCGGCGATATTCTGCTGCGCGATATGGTGGCCGAAGGATGGGACGAGTGGTTTGCTCGCGCCGCCTGCGTCGGCATTCACGCGAATGGTCCCCGTTTCGCTCATTGCGAACTGTCGATGCAGGCGGCGGAATCCGGCCTCGGCGTTGATCTGGCTTATCGGGCATTGATCGAAGCCGACGTAGCGGCCGGCAGGCTTGTCGAGTTGTTCGATATCGAGTCGAGCGCCGTGATCATCTATTCGCTTGCCTATCGCGAAAGCGATGGCCGGCGTCGATCGGTCATCGCGTTTCGCGACTGGCTGTTCCACGAGACGCTTGCGGGCCGGATCACCACGCGTAGAGCTGCCGTGAGTGCAGCCTCGCCCCCACCCTGA
- a CDS encoding ABC transporter substrate-binding protein encodes MRVRRVSPVAVMAVFSAAVLWAAPGTGSESGNGAGLERWHGQIWDAEIWSDVVDAAAGQTVYFHAWGGSETTNAYLDWVADTVAARYDIDMRHVRISDTADAVGTVLAEKAAGRDDDGAVDLVWINGENFAAMRENDLLGAPFAFNLPNFAYVDPTEKPTVVEDFTIPTDGLESPWGMAQLVFMADTAVESTPPTSIEDLLMYLSANPGWFTYPQPPDFLGVTFLKQALIELVDEPSALQEPVRSAEQFAEVTAPLWSYLDELHPLLWRRGEVFPANGSALIPLLDDREIVIALNFNPRAASAAIENGELRDTVRTFVFEGGTIGNSHFVAIPYNSGAREGAMVVANFLLSPEAQARKEDPTLWGDPTVLSMDLLDADDRAMFEALPRGVATLAPEELGTQLAEPHPSWTDGLQDAWAGRYER; translated from the coding sequence ATGCGGGTCCGGCGGGTTTCCCCGGTGGCGGTGATGGCGGTTTTTTCAGCCGCAGTGCTTTGGGCGGCGCCCGGAACGGGCAGCGAGTCCGGGAATGGAGCCGGACTGGAACGCTGGCACGGCCAGATATGGGACGCGGAAATCTGGAGCGACGTGGTCGACGCCGCCGCCGGCCAGACTGTCTATTTTCATGCCTGGGGCGGGTCGGAGACGACGAACGCCTATCTCGACTGGGTTGCTGACACAGTGGCGGCGCGGTATGACATCGATATGCGCCATGTTCGGATATCCGACACCGCCGATGCGGTGGGTACGGTGCTGGCCGAAAAAGCAGCCGGCCGCGACGATGACGGGGCCGTCGATCTGGTGTGGATCAATGGCGAGAATTTCGCCGCCATGCGCGAAAACGATCTTCTGGGCGCGCCCTTTGCTTTCAACCTGCCCAATTTCGCCTATGTCGATCCGACGGAGAAGCCGACGGTGGTCGAGGATTTCACGATCCCGACCGACGGCCTGGAAAGCCCGTGGGGCATGGCGCAACTGGTCTTCATGGCCGATACGGCGGTCGAAAGCACGCCGCCGACCAGTATCGAAGACCTGTTGATGTATCTCAGCGCCAATCCCGGCTGGTTCACCTATCCGCAGCCGCCTGATTTCCTGGGCGTGACGTTTCTGAAGCAGGCGCTGATCGAGCTGGTCGACGAACCGTCGGCGCTGCAGGAACCCGTTCGGTCTGCGGAACAGTTCGCCGAGGTGACCGCGCCACTCTGGTCGTATCTGGACGAACTGCACCCGCTGCTGTGGCGTAGGGGCGAGGTGTTCCCGGCCAACGGCTCTGCCCTGATCCCGCTTCTGGACGATCGCGAAATCGTCATTGCCCTGAACTTCAACCCGCGCGCCGCCAGTGCCGCGATTGAGAATGGCGAACTGCGCGACACCGTGCGCACCTTCGTTTTCGAGGGCGGGACGATCGGCAACTCTCATTTCGTCGCCATCCCCTATAACAGCGGCGCGCGGGAAGGGGCGATGGTCGTGGCGAACTTCCTGCTGTCACCGGAAGCCCAGGCCCGCAAGGAAGACCCGACCCTGTGGGGCGATCCGACCGTGCTGTCGATGGATCTGCTCGACGCCGACGACAGGGCGATGTTCGAGGCTCTGCCGCGCGGCGTCGCGACGCTGGCGCCAGAGGAGCTGGGTACCCAGTTGGCCGAGCCGCATCCGTCATGGACCGACGGCCTGCAGGATGCCTGGGCCGGACGGTACGAACGGTGA
- a CDS encoding oxygenase MpaB family protein has product MYLPTAYRPGHEKARRIDPEMADLYIKHTTMGDEAADAAIAACADFDPRQQRTWIKTGIESGAGAIPDAPEALRAVIAASERAPEWFDAAKTRAGSRVFHGNSETFLQAFVGAVLIEGFCTLIAKSFAITGRLVDQGVRRMKQNNRHVSEIFLPGGLDTFGDGWTASVRIRLIHARVRALMKESPDWEADAWGTPLSSAHIAYANAAFSGLLLKRARMLGLDFLSDDERDSFMHCWRCSGHLVGVHPDLLCATEDEALRLQRIGEMCEPPPDIESILVANGLVNSAPIIVGITDTDERRALAKKVYRVSRAMIGDELADQLRFPKYRTFGVLAAMRLRFRADRLLRRAFPGLDRRRRAGQFGQLVELSFHETTETPYALPQHLYAERDRPDSSQG; this is encoded by the coding sequence ATGTACCTTCCGACAGCCTACCGCCCGGGCCATGAAAAAGCCCGCCGGATCGATCCGGAAATGGCCGATCTTTACATCAAGCACACCACCATGGGCGACGAGGCTGCCGATGCCGCGATCGCGGCATGTGCCGACTTCGATCCCAGGCAACAGCGAACCTGGATCAAGACGGGAATCGAGTCCGGTGCCGGGGCGATTCCGGATGCGCCGGAGGCCCTGCGCGCCGTCATCGCCGCCAGCGAACGGGCTCCCGAATGGTTCGACGCCGCCAAGACGCGCGCCGGTTCCCGCGTTTTTCACGGCAATTCCGAGACCTTCCTGCAGGCATTCGTCGGCGCGGTTCTGATCGAGGGATTCTGCACCCTGATCGCCAAATCATTCGCCATCACCGGTCGACTGGTCGATCAGGGCGTCCGCCGGATGAAACAGAACAACCGCCACGTCTCGGAGATATTTCTGCCCGGCGGTCTGGATACTTTCGGCGATGGCTGGACGGCCTCGGTCCGCATCCGTCTGATCCACGCCCGAGTGCGCGCACTGATGAAAGAGTCGCCGGATTGGGAGGCTGATGCCTGGGGAACGCCGCTCAGCTCCGCCCATATCGCCTATGCCAATGCGGCTTTTTCCGGTCTGCTTCTGAAACGGGCGCGGATGCTGGGCCTTGATTTCCTGTCCGATGACGAACGGGACTCCTTCATGCATTGCTGGCGATGTTCCGGCCATCTGGTCGGCGTTCATCCGGATTTGCTGTGCGCGACCGAAGACGAAGCCCTGCGCCTGCAGCGCATCGGTGAAATGTGCGAACCGCCACCCGACATCGAGTCCATACTGGTTGCCAACGGACTGGTGAACTCGGCTCCCATCATTGTCGGCATCACCGACACCGACGAACGGCGCGCACTGGCGAAAAAGGTCTACAGGGTGTCGCGCGCCATGATCGGCGACGAACTGGCCGATCAGCTTCGCTTTCCGAAGTACCGCACTTTTGGCGTTCTGGCGGCGATGCGGCTTCGCTTTCGCGCCGACCGGCTCCTGCGCCGTGCCTTCCCCGGCCTGGACCGACGCCGACGCGCCGGCCAGTTCGGTCAACTGGTCGAACTGTCGTTTCACGAGACGACCGAAACGCCCTATGCCCTGCCTCAGCACCTCTATGCCGAGCGCGACCGTCCCGATTCGTCACAAGGGTAA